The following coding sequences lie in one Labrus bergylta chromosome 5, fLabBer1.1, whole genome shotgun sequence genomic window:
- the LOC109980815 gene encoding G-protein coupled receptor 22: protein METDATTGPATTGWVGSSAGLEGMGGEGLSISPASWYMPYSLGFQVSLTAFLMLELVLGFSSNLTVLVLYCSQSNLVDSVSNMVTVNLHVLDVAVCVLCLPLTLVVVLLPPGPNLALLCCFHEACVTFASIATAINILVISLDRYDISVRPANRLLTTRRATLLLAAVWVTSVAVFFIPFLEMQWSTGDGAEERGQETPMSFSSYGVNGMVVPAWRNQTLLCVGGQGYHTDLGMYYHLLLQVPIFFTTVAVMLFTYSKILRALNIRIGSQMKKNQRPKGPSCRERRKKQKKKKEGLRMNDGEDKGGEQCTMDATKQLSHPPLIHSPSPTPTATSPPALSSTAPLVTSDSGAATPMPATMGVQASVSAIIALRRAVRRHRDRRERQRRVFRMSLIIITTFLGCWAPLSVTNVLILGLGPSDTLVSVRLWFLALAYGTTVSHPLLYAFTRQKLRRVLRSKVKKRVVSLLQVDPSPGATVIHNSWVENRKTSRQVRLEASEGTDRCLAEVL, encoded by the coding sequence ATGGAGACGGACGCCACCACAGGTCCAGCCACCACAGGGTGGGTAGGGTCATCGGCCGGCCTGGAGGGAATGGGAGGAGAGGGCTTGTCCATCAGTCCTGCGTCCTGGTACATGCCGTACTCGCTTGGCTTCCAGGTGTCACTCACCGCCTTCCTCATGCTGGAGCTGGTATTGGGTTTCAGCAGCAACCTGACTGTGCTGGTGCTCTACTGCTCTCAATCTAACTTAGTGGACTCTGTGAGCAACATGGTGACTGTGAATCTGCACGTGCTGGATgtggcagtgtgtgtgctgtgtctACCTCTCACTCTGGTGGTTGTGCTGCTGCCTCCAGGACCAAACCTGGCCCTGCTCTGCTGCTTCCACGAGGCCTGCGTCACCTTCGCCAGCATAGCCACAGCCATCAACATCCTGGTAATCAGCTTGGACCGATATGACATCTCAGTACGACCCGCGAACAGGTTGCTGACCACACGTAGAGCAACGCTGCTCCTGGCTGCTGTTTGGGTCACCTCTGTGGCTGTGTTTTTTATCCCATTCTTGGAGATGCAATGGTCCACCGGAGacggagcagaggagagagggcaGGAGACACCTATGTCGTTTTCCTCTTATGGTGTCAATGGCATGGTGGTGCCAGCGTGGCGTAACCAGACTCTGCTGTGTGTTGGCGGGCAGGGCTATCACACAGACCTGGGCATGTATTACCATCTCCTTCTGCAGGTACCCATCTTCTTTACCACAGTGGCGGTCATGTTGTTTACCTACTCCAAAATACTGAGGGCTTTAAACATCCGCATTGGCTCCCAGATGAAGAAGAACCAGCGGCCCAAGGGCCCCTCCTGCAGAGAGCGCcgaaagaaacaaaagaaaaagaaggaagggCTCAGAATGAATGATGGCGAGGATAAAGGAGGGGAGCAGTGCACCATGGATGCTACCAAACAGCTCAGCCATCCTCCACTCATACATTCACCTTCCCCAACCCCCACAGCCACCTCCCCTCCTGCCCTGTCCTCCACTGCCCCGCTGGTGACCTCAGACTCAGGTGCTGCGACTCCTATGCCTGCCACCATGGGTGTCCAGGCCTCTGTGTCTGCCATCATTGCCCTGAGGCGGGCAGTGAGGCGACACAGGGATCGCAGAGAGCGGCAGAGGCGGGTTTTCAGGATgtccctcatcatcatcaccaccttcCTGGGTTGTTGGGCTCCCCTCTCTGTGACAAATGTACTAATCCTGGGCTTGGGCCCCAGTGACACCCTGGTCAGCGTGCGCCTCTGGTTCCTTGCCTTGGCCTATGGCACCACCGTGTCCCACCCTTTGCTCTATGCCTTCACCCGACAGAAGCTGCGGCGTGTTCTTCGTTCAAAGGTTAAAAAGAGGGTGGTGTCCCTGCTTCAGGTGGATCCTTCTCCAGGGGCCACGGTCATACACAACTCCTGGGTGGAGAACAGAAAAACCAGCCGGCAGGTGCGGCTAGAAGCAAGCGAAGGAACTGACCGTTGCCTGGCAGAGGTCCTGTGA